A stretch of DNA from Gloeocapsa sp. PCC 73106:
ACTGGGTTTTGGTATAAGTCTACTAGTGCTTCTTCTGGGTCGATTTCTAGTGTATTAATGGTTACTGTTCCATCTAGACCAAATTCTGAACTAGCCATAATTGCTATATCCTGGTCTCGGTCTGAAAATATTTGTCGGGTAGTAATATCTATATTTCCCCCGTCTCCTTGGACAGCATTGGCGGTTAGGTTGCTATTTTTGAGGATAAGGAAGTTAGTTTCAATGGTAAGGTTACCACCATCTCCGGTTCCCATGGCTGTAGCTGAGATATTACTGTCTCGTAAAGTGGTTATACCCGGTACTGTAAGGATAATGTTACCACCAGTACCACTAGCGGTGGCCGCGCTGATTTGGGAGTTATCTTCTAGTTTGAGATCTCGAGCAGAGAGGGATATATCTCCACCATCGCCTTGACCTTGGCTATTGACGCTAATATTGGCGTTATCTCTCAGAAGAATATTGCTTGAGTCAATGACAATACTGCCGCCGGCTCCGGTAGAGGTTTCTGTGGTGGCGGCTTCAATGGTACTCCCAGTGAGGTTGAGGTTATCTTGGATTCTGAGGGTTATATCGCCTGCGATTCCGAAAGTACTGGTATTGGTTCTGACTGAGCCAGAGCGATCGGCTGTAAAGTTATTAGAGGTAATAGTAATGTTTCCTGCATTTCCCTCTCCATCGGTACTAGCGCTAATTACTGCACCATGGGTAACTTCTACCGAATCGGCTCTTATTGCGATACCACCTGCGTTACCTAATGCTCCTGAATTGACATCGCTAGAAGCAAAACCTCTATCAAATTTAACTAAGCCATCAGCTTCAATGACTACACTTCCTGCATCGCCTTGACCAAGGGTACTAGCGCTTATTTCTGAACCGTTGATAACTTCTAGGGAATTGGCTCTTACCTCGACTCCTCCGGCGTTACCTACTGCTTGTGAGTTAACACCGCTAGAAGCAAAACCTCTATCAAACTTAATTAAGCCATCAGCTTTAATCACTACACTCCCTGCATTCCCGAACCCAAAGGTACTAGCGCCTATTTGTGCACCATTAAGAACTTCTAGCGAACCCGCTCTTATTTCCACACCTCCGGCGTCACCTATTGCTTCTGGTTCTACACCGCTAGAAACACCAGTAAAGATATCGCTCTCCTCCCCGTCAAACTTAACTGAGTCAGTGGCTTCAATCGCCACACTCCCCCCATCGCCCTCCCCAAAGGTGTTAGCGATAATTTGTGCACCATTAAGAACTTCTAGCGAACCCGCTCTTATCTCCATATTCCCAGCATCGCCTAACCCAAGAGTACTAGCGCTTACTACTGCACCATTGATAATCCTTACCGAGTCGGCTGTGATTTGCACATTCCCTGCGTCACCCACTGCATTTGATTGCACATTGCTAAATGTACCGCTGGAAACAAGAGTATTATCAATCATCTGAAATCCTTCAAATTTAACTAAGTCTTCAGCTTCAATTAGTACAATTCCCCCGTCCCCAAACCCAAAAGTACCAGATCCTATTTGTGCACCATTAAGAATTTCTACCGAACCAGCTCTTATTTCGACACCGCCGGCGTTACCTACTACATTTGGTCCTACATTGCTAGAGATACCAGTATTGGATTCGCTTTCCCCCGCATCCAACTTAACTAAGCCTTCAGCTTCAATCAATACACTTCCCGCATCGCCCTCCCCAAAGGTACTAGCGCTTACTACTGCACCATTGATAACCCTTACAGAGTCGGCTATTATTTGCACATTCCCTGCCTTACCCACTGCATTTGGTTGTACACTGCTGCCTGCACCACTGCGAATAGAAGTAGGAGTATTATTAACTGTAATTATATGAAATCCATCAAACTTAACGAAGCCTTCAGCCTCAATAACTACGCTCCCCCCATTCCCTTGACCGAAGGTACTAGAGCTGATTTGTGCACCATTGATAACCTCTAACGAATTAGCTCTTATTTCCACACCTCCGGCGTCACCTACTGCATTTGGTAGTGCTACACTACTAGAGACACCAGTAAAGAATTCGCTCTCCCCTCCATCCAACTTAACCAGGTCCGTGACTTCAATGACTACACTCCCTCCATCGCCTTCGCCAAAGGTATCAGCGCTTATGACTGCATCATTGATAACCTCTAGAGAATCAGCTCGTATTTCCACATTTCCAGAGTTACCTATTGCACCTGGTCCCACACTGCTGCCTGCACCACTGGGGAAAGGAGTATTATTAACTACCTGAAATCCCTCAAACTTAACTAAGCCTTCAGCTTCAATGACTACACTCCCCCCATCGCCTTCACCAAAGGTACTAGCGCTTACTTGTGCACCATTAAGAACTTCTACTGAACCTGCTCTTATTTCCACACCTTCTGCGTTACCTACTACATTTGGTCCTACAGTGCTAGAGACACCAGTGAGGAATCCGCTCTGCCCTTCCCCTCCATCCAACTTAACCAGGCCAGTAACTTCAATCACTATACTTCCTCCGTTTCCTTCGCCAAAGGTATCAGCGCTTATGGCTGCACCATTCACAACCTCTACCGAGTTGGCTGTGATTTGGACATCCCCAGCGTTACCTACTGCTCCTGGGTTTACACCGCTAGCAGCACCAGTAAATAATACGCTCTCCTCTCCATCAAACTTAACTGAGTCAGTGGCCTCAATCACTATACTCCCCCCATCGCCCTCCCCAAAGGTACTAGCGATTATTTGTGCACCATTGATAACTTCGACCGAACCCGCTCTTATTTCCACACCCCCGGCGTTACCTACTGCTCCTGGGTTGACACCGCTGGCGACTCCAGTTAAAGTCATCAAATCGCTATCTACTGCATCCAACTTAACTAAGCCATCTGCTTCGATCGCCACTCTCCCCGCATTTCCTTCTCCCAGAGTATTAGCACCTATTTGTGCGCCATTAAGCACTTCTACTGAACCCGCTTTTATCTCAACATTCCCTGCTCTACCTACTCCATTTAATTCGATACTGCTCAAAGCTCCTGTAAAAGTCTCTCTATTGCCTCCGTCAAACTTAACTAGACCTTCAGCTTCAATGACTATACTGCCTGCTTCCCCTTGACCAAAGGTAGTAGTGCGTACTTCTGTCCCATTAACAACTTCGACTGAATCGGCTTTTATTTCTACGTCCCCAGCGTTACCCATTCCCTCTGGTTGTATAACGCTGGAAACTCCTGTAAAGCTCTCACTTTCTCCTCTGTCCAACTTAAATAATCCACTGACTTCAATGA
This window harbors:
- a CDS encoding S-layer family protein, translating into IRVSATRDIELDGGEIINNVQGRGNGGNIEITSDSLQVINGSRISANTFAQGNTGNILIEVSGLFKLDRGESESFTGVSSVIQPEGMGNAGDVEIKADSVEVVNGTEVRTTTFGQGEAGSIVIEAEGLVKFDGGNRETFTGALSSIELNGVGRAGNVEIKAGSVEVLNGAQIGANTLGEGNAGRVAIEADGLVKLDAVDSDLMTLTGVASGVNPGAVGNAGGVEIRAGSVEVINGAQIIASTFGEGDGGSIVIEATDSVKFDGEESVLFTGAASGVNPGAVGNAGDVQITANSVEVVNGAAISADTFGEGNGGSIVIEVTGLVKLDGGEGQSGFLTGVSSTVGPNVVGNAEGVEIRAGSVEVLNGAQVSASTFGEGDGGSVVIEAEGLVKFEGFQVVNNTPFPSGAGSSVGPGAIGNSGNVEIRADSLEVINDAVISADTFGEGDGGSVVIEVTDLVKLDGGESEFFTGVSSSVALPNAVGDAGGVEIRANSLEVINGAQISSSTFGQGNGGSVVIEAEGFVKFDGFHIITVNNTPTSIRSGAGSSVQPNAVGKAGNVQIIADSVRVINGAVVSASTFGEGDAGSVLIEAEGLVKLDAGESESNTGISSNVGPNVVGNAGGVEIRAGSVEILNGAQIGSGTFGFGDGGIVLIEAEDLVKFEGFQMIDNTLVSSGTFSNVQSNAVGDAGNVQITADSVRIINGAVVSASTLGLGDAGNMEIRAGSLEVLNGAQIIANTFGEGDGGSVAIEATDSVKFDGEESDIFTGVSSGVEPEAIGDAGGVEIRAGSLEVLNGAQIGASTFGFGNAGSVVIKADGLIKFDRGFASSGVNSQAVGNAGGVEVRANSLEVINGSEISASTLGQGDAGSVVIEADGLVKFDRGFASSDVNSGALGNAGGIAIRADSVEVTHGAVISASTDGEGNAGNITITSNNFTADRSGSVRTNTSTFGIAGDITLRIQDNLNLTGSTIEAATTETSTGAGGSIVIDSSNILLRDNANISVNSQGQGDGGDISLSARDLKLEDNSQISAATASGTGGNIILTVPGITTLRDSNISATAMGTGDGGNLTIETNFLILKNSNLTANAVQGDGGNIDITTRQIFSDRDQDIAIMASSEFGLDGTVTINTLEIDPEEALVDLYQNPV